In Actinomycetota bacterium, a single window of DNA contains:
- a CDS encoding SDR family oxidoreductase, translated as MLAIDLKGRTAVVTGGSGQLGRTICRGLAKCGANVALTYYQSQQQACNLEEGLQKEFGVKALALKADVTDIKSLKNAKKTINGRLGTVDIIVNNAVSQYQWKEVLKQDTESYESQFKTSVLHNVFMAQVFVPDMVRQKYGRVIGINTECSLQAFPTQSAYIAGKRGMDGVLRVLAREVGGYSITVNQVAPGWTITDNCRQTDGTESNINQDFPYISRVPMGRRGTDEEIAYAVCFLASDLAGFITGAFLPVTGGNVMPCI; from the coding sequence ATGTTAGCAATAGATTTAAAAGGCAGGACAGCAGTAGTAACTGGAGGTTCGGGACAATTGGGCAGGACTATTTGCAGAGGGTTGGCTAAGTGCGGGGCTAATGTAGCTCTTACCTATTATCAATCCCAGCAACAGGCCTGCAATCTAGAAGAGGGGCTGCAGAAGGAATTTGGAGTAAAAGCTTTAGCCCTAAAGGCTGATGTTACCGATATTAAATCCCTAAAAAATGCTAAAAAAACCATTAACGGACGGCTGGGCACAGTGGACATAATTGTAAATAATGCGGTAAGCCAGTACCAGTGGAAAGAAGTTTTAAAACAGGATACAGAAAGCTACGAGAGCCAGTTTAAAACTTCCGTTCTTCACAATGTGTTTATGGCCCAAGTTTTTGTGCCGGACATGGTACGGCAGAAATATGGAAGGGTGATAGGCATTAATACCGAATGCTCTTTACAGGCCTTTCCCACCCAATCAGCTTATATCGCCGGAAAAAGGGGAATGGATGGAGTCTTAAGGGTCTTGGCCCGTGAGGTCGGAGGGTATAGCATTACGGTTAACCAGGTAGCTCCCGGATGGACCATTACTGATAATTGCCGGCAAACCGATGGTACAGAATCCAATATTAACCAGGATTTTCCCTATATAAGCAGGGTTCCTATGGGCAGGAGGGGAACTGATGAGGAAATAGCTTATGCGGTCTGTTTTTTGGCTTCTGATCTAGCTGGATTTATTACCGGGGCCTTTCTCCCGGTAACCGGGGGAAATGTTATGCCCTGCATTTAG
- a CDS encoding hydrogenase maturation nickel metallochaperone HypA: MHEYSITSSIIEIVNRNIKKRNLGPIKKINLRLSPISQIEPESVTFYFNALTREDKNLKGTELAFEKEKLKLFCQDCGKKSEIKDFLIRCPHCGSGNISVQEAEEIKIVSVETRD, translated from the coding sequence ATGCATGAATATTCAATAACCAGTTCTATCATAGAGATAGTAAACAGGAATATTAAAAAAAGGAACCTGGGTCCTATTAAAAAAATTAATCTAAGATTAAGCCCTATATCACAGATAGAGCCAGAATCGGTAACCTTTTATTTTAATGCCCTGACCCGGGAAGATAAGAATTTAAAAGGGACAGAACTTGCTTTTGAAAAAGAAAAATTAAAACTTTTTTGCCAGGACTGTGGTAAAAAATCTGAAATTAAGGATTTTCTTATCCGTTGTCCCCATTGCGGCAGTGGTAATATTTCGGTGCAGGAAGCAGAGGAGATAAAGATAGTTTCGGTAGAAACCAGGGACTGA